A window of the Loxodonta africana isolate mLoxAfr1 chromosome 3, mLoxAfr1.hap2, whole genome shotgun sequence genome harbors these coding sequences:
- the LOC104846373 gene encoding platelet-activating factor receptor-like, whose product MNSSFGDLGTGGCSPWDDPARFIVVPTAYALALGLGLPSNVAALAVFLRSGGRLGQALRLYLLNLALADVLFTLTLPLWLTYYLGPAHWPFPEAACRAAGAIYYVSTYEAVAFAALISVCRCGLVRGPGPSAPARLALRRRGPARAACASAWLAGLACAAPSLAAPHALRPGPGGSVRCLEHGWARSGLAYATVAFFAAAFLLVLAAYVSLARALAAPSGPSPAPAGPHRRAARTMVLGLLLVFVLCLAPYHLLLAPWVAGQEGAAGGDGGGCHATSTLDVLHTLSLALLSLNSCLDPLIYCFSVRRFRQDCWALSCRPGLGGPGAHGASFVLP is encoded by the coding sequence ATGAACAGCAGCTTTGGAGACCTGGGTACTGGCGGCTGCAGCCCTTGGGATGACCCTGCTCGCTTCATCGTGGTGCCTACGGCCTACGCCCTAGCGCTGGGCTTGGGGCTGCCCTCCAATGTGGCCGCCCTGGCAGTGTTCCTCCGCAGTGGTGGGCGCCTAGGCCAGGCCCTACGTCTCTACCTGCTCAACTTGGCCCTGGCCGACGTGCTTTTCACGCTCACGCTACCGCTGTGGCTCACCTACTACCTGGGCCCGGCCCACTGGCCCTTCCCAGAGGCCGCTTGCCGCGCGGCCGGGGCTATCTACTACGTGTCCACCTATGAGGCTGTGGCCTTCGCAGCGCTCATCAGCGTGTGCCGCTGCGGCTTGGTGCGCGGGCCGGGGCCGAGCGCGCCCGCCCGCCTTGCGCTGCGCCGCCGAGGCCCAGCCCGGGCCGCCTGCGCTTCTGCGTGGCTGGCGGGTCTGGCCTGCGCCGCGCCCTCGCTGGCCGCGCCGCACGCGCTGCGCCCTGGCCCGGGCGGCTCTGTTCGCTGCCTCGAGCACGGCTGGGCGCGCTCCGGCCTGGCCTACGCCACCGTGGCCTTTTTTGCGGCCGCCTTCTTGCTGGTGTTGGCGGCCTACGTGAGCCTGGCGCGGGCGCTTGCGGCGCCCTCGGGCCCAAGCCCGGCGCCTGCAGGCCCGCACCGGCGCGCGGccaggaccatggtcttgggacttCTACTCGTCTTCGTACTCTGCCTGGCGCCCTACCACCTGCTGCTGGCGCCCTGGGTGGCTGGACAGGAGGGCGCCGCGGGCGGTGACGGTGGCGGGTGTCACGCCACCTCCACCCTCGACGTCTTGCACACTCTCAGCCTGGCGCTGCTGAGCCTCAACAGCTGCCTGGACCCTCTAATTTACTGCTTCTCTGTGCGCCGCTTCCGCCAGGACTGCTGGGCGCTGAGCTGCCGCCCGGGGTTGGGGGGCCCCGGCGCCCACGGGGCTTCTTTTGTCTTACCTTAA
- the TMEM35B gene encoding LOW QUALITY PROTEIN: transmembrane protein 35B (The sequence of the model RefSeq protein was modified relative to this genomic sequence to represent the inferred CDS: inserted 1 base in 1 codon) has protein sequence MVTTPPGRRGKRRPWARVFRPPGEGGNDPAPGGRVFGFANPRPSEHHAPRRPCAAMALLLATLRVLLGGFFVLTGAAKLSEQISAPVSEQMKALFVQFAEVFPLKVFGYQPDPMSYQATVGWLELLAGLLLVVGSPILQEISNLLLTLLMIGAIFTLVSLNESLSTYIPAIVCLSLLILLDTCQFAVQTQEXARPTRKKTPAIFEES, from the exons ATGGTGACGACACCCCCTGGAAGGCGAGGAAAACGCAGGCCCTGGGCGCGGGTCTTCCGGCCGCCCGGGGAAGGAGGAAATGATCCGGCGCCAGGGGGGCGGGTTTTCGGCTTTGCCAACCCTCGGCCTTCCGAGCACCACGCTCCGCGGAGGCCGTGCGCGGCCATGGCGCTTCTGCTTGCTACTCTGCGCGTGCTGCTCGGAGGTTTCTTCGTGCTCACGGGGGCTGCCAAGCTCTCGGAGCAGATCTCGGCTCCGGTGTCGGAGCAGATG AAAGCCCTGTTCGTGCAGTTTGCCGAGGTGTTCCCGTTGAAGGTGTTCGGCTACCAGCCAGATCCCATGAGCTACCAAGCGACTGTGGGCTGGCTGGAACTGCTGGCTGGGTTGCTGCTGGTCGTGGGCTCACCGATCCTGCAAGAGATCAGTAACTTGCTTTTGACCCTGCTCATGATTG GGGCTATCTTCACTTTGGTGTCTCTGAACGAGTCGCTGAGCACCTACATTCCTGCCATTGTCTGCTTGAGCCTCCTGATACTGCTGGATACCTGTCAGTTCGCAGTCCAAACTCAGG GGGCCAGACCCACAAGGAAGAAGACTCCAGCTATATTCGAGGAATCCTGA